In one window of Pseudoliparis swirei isolate HS2019 ecotype Mariana Trench chromosome 15, NWPU_hadal_v1, whole genome shotgun sequence DNA:
- the LOC130205470 gene encoding bone morphogenetic protein 10-like, with protein sequence MTISVFSNLGFIRNLNVVLLMLTGWSLSSPIRSPESHHRVSVGRDVGDNPLLDVQDFLSQFLSTMNLTELRPQTRPLAARKEPPEYMLELYNRFATDPTAVSSANVVRSFRNEDFSTDSITARGVRIYPLLFNISMSHNEHITIAELRLFTLFQKTQRPYAGIDCKVTVYKIHTGVFWTKEVGKEGRRRDKEEVVEMKDFEELVTKHIHAKDNSWVSFDLTHVVALWRKSGCAIHRLEVHIAGVGSEEEGATQKVTEQGERLVDVGINRSLEGKHNAVIIVFSEDQSRDHKQDKQELNQMIEHENRLPENVGRSQQVFRGHVDHNADYGNQDKRDKQSLMQLQSNLIYDTPPRIRRNVKSEPCKRTPLFVDFRDIGWDTWVIQPMGYEAYECNGVCNTPMTSEVSPTKHAIVQTLLSAKNPERASRACCVPTRLEPISLLYHENGVITFNHKYEGMVVAECGCR encoded by the exons ATGACCATTTCAGTCTTCTCCAACCTTGGGTTCATCCGCAATCTCAACGTCGTGCTTCTGATGTTGACTGGTTGGAGCTTAAGCAGTCCCATCAGGTCTCCTGAGAGCCATCACAGGGTATCAGTCGGTCGGGATGTGGGTGATAATCCGCTACTTGATGTGCAGGACTTTCTGAGCCAGTTTCTGTCCACAATGAACCTGACGGAGCTGAGGCCCCAGACCAGGCCTCTCGCTGCCCGCAAGGAGCCACCAGAGTACATGCTGGAGCTGTACAACCGATTCGCCACCGACCCCACCGCTGTGTCCTCGGCCAACGTTGTGCGCAGTTTCAGGAACGAAG aTTTTTCCACCGACAGTATAACGGCCAGGGGTGTGAGGATATACCCCCTGCTATTCAACATCTCAATGAGTCACAACGAGCACATAACAATAGCTGAGCTTCGTCTTTTCACCCTGTTCCAGAAGACTCAAAGACCATATGCTGGCATTGACTGCAAGGTGACCGTCTACAAAATACACACGGGCGTTTTTTGGACTAAAGAGGTGGGGAAagaagggagaaggagggataaagaggaggtggtggagatgaAGGATTTTGAGGAACTGGTGACAAAGCATATCCATGCCAAAGATAACAGCTGGGTGTCGTTTGATCTGACTCATGTGGTTGCACTCTGGCGGAAGTCAGGGTGTGCAATTCACAGATTGGAGGTTCATATTGCAGGTGTAGGGTCAGAAGAGGAAGGGGCCACACAAAAGGTCACAGAGCAGGGCGAGAGGTTGGTTGATGTTGGTATCAACAGGAGCTTGGAGGGGAAACACAATGCAGTGATTATTGTATTCTCAGAAGATCAGAGTAGAGACCATAAACAGGATAAACAAGAGCTCAACCAGATGATTGAGCACGAGAACCGCCTTCCTGAAAACGTGGGCCGGAGCCAACAAGTTTTCCGGGGGCACGTTGATCACAACGCTGACTACGGCAACCAGGACAAGCGGGACAAACAGTCTCTCATGCAACTGCAGTCCAACCTTATCTATGACACACCTCCCCGAATCCGTCGCAATGTTAAGAGCGAGCCATGCAAGAGGACCCCGCTCTTTGTGGATTTTCGAGACATCGGCTGGGATACTTGGGTCATCCAACCAATGGGCTATGAGGCGTATGAGTGCAACGGTGTGTGCAACACACCGATGACCTCCGAGGTCTCGCCTACCAAACATGCCATAGTGCAGACACTGCTGAGTGCTAAGAATCCAGAGAGAGCATCCCGTGCCTGCTGTGTACCCACTAGGTTGGAGCCTATCTCACTCCTTTATCATGAAAACGGGGTGATCACTTTCAACCACAAGTATGAGGGAATGGTGGTGGCAGAGTGTGGCTGTAGATAG
- the arvcfa gene encoding splicing regulator ARVCF has protein sequence MPAEVKEEQSSEGPPQLSLSQEAKDNPTANDELDTPTSIASVMTTTNESLTETDTPQQTDTEESKAAPCGTQASSETQQEDFQTSDTPDLTMTPEAQDDAPIEQPIPKANIEPIESVTPTRPTSSAATAPFQPPVVQQSGGSQPVNPDRQSRVYTLPDSYRGVRSDGCAGYGSLSRASIHGYWPAKSFQAGTHYTLPFLRDSYAPAGHGSQIEEDGQCERGENPLDMKTELPAAVYPTLGGIHQFRPITTMELLREPSRTRGGYDDAFMAQLEGNLNPFFQAMCRAQTLQFPHKRSSMVSLDSIRRDPRWRDPNLHEVISMLSHPMDPVKSNAAAYLQHLCYESDRIKLEVRQLNGVPILVELLDHPKPEVHRKACGALRNISYGKDHNNKVAIKNCDGIQALVRLMRKSSSIEVKELVTGTLWNLSSHEPLKMMVINNGLQTLTDEIIIPHSGGRRDSANPSKLLSAEWTTVFKNTSGCLRNVSSDGAEARQRLRECEGLVDALLHALQSAVVNKDTDNKSVENCVCILRNLSYHVHKEIPGAERFQEPHGNHLMRTVAHPKKKNESDCFGGKRPKEEWFNQGRKNGLMDRKCATLDLPKRTEQMKGLELLYQPEVLRLYLSLLTCSHNHNTLEAAAGALQNLAAGHWAWSSYIRATVRKEKGLPILVELLRSDVDKVVRAVAIALRNLAMDRRNKDLIGNYALRDLVGNLPCGQQHPAKNLDGETVVSILNTIHEIITDSPENARALIQGHAVQKLVAINKSSQAAKENKAASHVLQTIWAYKDLRSPLTKAGWNKSHFKPTTTGVTKKSKSGKQGSDDITLPLMDKNQDVYSSLEPNDRVGDGNGPVVERDTLQAISERKHFIRAGRPAVGLMDNKPPPLDSWV, from the exons ATGCCTGCAGAAGTGAAAGAG GAGCAGAGTTCAGAGGGGCCTCCTCAGCTGTCTTTGTCTCAGGAGGCGAAAGATAACCCAACTGCCAATGACGAACTGGACACGCCCACCTCCATCGCCTCCGTGATGACCACGACCAATGAAAGCTTGACAGAGACTGACACGCCGCAGCAGACGGACACTGAG GAGTCCAAGGCCGCCCCCTGTGGGACACAAGCATCCTCAGAGACGCAGCAGGAGGACTTCCAGACATCAGACACACCTGATCTCACAATGACCCCGGAGGCTCAAGATGACGCTCCGATTGAGCAACCGATTCCTAAAGCAAACATTGAACCCATTGAGTCTGTTACACCGACCAGACCGACCAGCAGCGCTGCTACGGCCCCCTTCCAACCGCCGGTGGTGCAGCAGTCTGGGGGGTCTCAGCCAGTGAACCCAGACAGGCAGAGCAGAGTGTACACCCTCCCGGACAGCTACAGAGGCGTCAGGAGTGATGGATGTGCAGGGTATGGAAGCCTGTCCCGCGCCAGCATCCACGGCTACTGGCCCGCCAAGAGCTTCCAGGCTGGGACTCACTACACATTACCCTTCCTCAGGGACAGCTACGCTCCGGCAGGCCATGGCAGCCAGATAGAGGAGGACGGCCAATGCGAACGGGGAGAAAATCCTCTGGACATGAAGACTGAACTCCCAGCTGCCGTTTACCCGACACTGGGGGGAATCCACCAGTTTAGGCCAATCACCACCATGGAGCTCCTCAGGGAGCCCTCAAGAACCAG AGGTGGATATGATGATGCCTTCATGGCCCAGCTGGAGGGGAATCTGAATCCTTTCTTCCAGGCGATGTGCCGAGCACAGACCCTGCAGTTCCCCCACAAACGCAGCAGCATGGTCAGCCTGGACAGCATCCGCAGAGACCCTCGCTGGAGAGACCCCAACCTGCATGAGGTGATCTCGATGCTCAGCCACCCAATGGACCCAGTCAAGTCCAATGCCGCCGCCTATTTGCAGCACCTGTGTTATGAGAGTGACCGCATCAAGCTGGAGGTGCGCCAGCTGAACGGCGTGCCGATCTTGGTGGAATTATTGGACCACCCTAAGCCTGAGGTCCACCGCAAGGCCTGTGGGGCTTTGCGCAACATATCCTACGGAAAAGACCACAATAACAAAGTGGCAATCAAGAACTGTGATGGCATCCAAGCTTTAGTCAGACTAATGAGGAAGTCTAGCAGCATTGAGGTCAAAGAGTTAGTCACAG GGACTCTGTGGAACCTCTCCTCTCATGAGCCGCTGAAGATGATGGTGATCAACAATGGGCTTCAAACCCTGACTGATGAGATCATCATCCCGCactcaggagggaggagagactcAGCCAACCCCTCCAAACTGCTGAGTGCTGAGTGGACCACCGTCTTCAAGaacacctctggatgtctgag GAACGTCAGCTCAGATGGAGCGGAGGCTCGGCAGAGGCTGAGGGAGTGTGAGGGGCTGGTGGACGCTCTCCTTCATGCCCTTCAGTCAGCTGTTGTCAACAAGGACACTGATAATAAG TCAGTAGAGAATTGCGTGTGCATCCTGCGGAACCTGTCCTATCACGTTCACAAAGAGATACCAGGAGCGGAGCGGTTTCAGGAGCCCCATGGCAATCATCTGATGAGAACAGTGGCACatccgaagaagaagaatgagagcgactgctttggggggaaaagaCCCAAAG AGGAGTGGTTCAATCAAG GTCGGAAAAATGGATTAATGGACAGAAAATGCGCTACATTGGATTTACCAAAACGTACAGAGCAAATGAAAG GTTTGGAACTGCTGTACCAGCCAGAGGTGTTGAGGCTCTacctctctcttctcacctGCAGTCACAACCACAACACCCTGGAGGCAGCCGCAGGGGCACTGCAGAACCTCGCTGCAGGGCACTGGGCT TGGTCCAGCTACATCCGGGCCACAGTGAGAAAAGAGAAAGGGCTGCCCATTCTGGTGGAGCTGCTGCGCTCAGATGTGGACAAAGTGGTGCGAGCTGTGGCTATCGCTCTTCGCAACCTGGCGATGGACAGAAGGAATAAAGACCTAATAG GGAACTACGCTTTGAGAGACCTTGTCGGTAATCTGCCGTGTGGGCAGCAGCACCCAGCGAAGAATCTTGACGGGGAAACAGTGGTGTCGATTCTGAACACCATCCACGAGATCATCACAGACAGCCCAGAGAACGCCCGAGCGCTCATACAGGGCCATGCAGTGCAGAAACTGGTGGCCATAAACAAGTCAAG CCAAGCAGCCAAGGAGAACAAGGCagcttcccatgtgctccagacAATATGGGCCTACAAGGACCTGAGGAGTCCTCTGACCAAGGCCGGTTGGAACAAGAGCCACTTTAAG CCAACAACTACCGGAGTGACTAAAAAATCCAAGAGTGGAAAGCAAGGCAGCGATGACATCACCCTGCCTCTCATGGACAAAAACCAAG ATGTATACTCCAGTTTAGAGCCAAATGATAGAGTTGGAGATGGAAATGGGCCTGTTGTGGAAAGAGACACTCTCCAG GCGATAAGTGAGAGAAAGCACTTCATCCGAGCTGGCAGGCCTGCAGTGGGCCTCATGGATAACAAACCTCCACCACTGGACTCCTGGGTGTAA